In the Clostridium beijerinckii genome, one interval contains:
- a CDS encoding DUF2334 domain-containing protein, which yields MQKKKKVSIFLILSISLSVFIFFHPLFYYKFLDKDLTVINNTVYASSLPDNTFKSTYTPKIKFEDRPITKVNGISLNILNESNITNVPMLLKSQRYYIPLNFICNKLNYTIDTSNNKILLSNKNNKISLTENSYTKNSGTGSLRGDLINNDGVNYISISDIEELFNLIAIFDFKNNSISLLDNSVSVPENPSISYSDKVALIRLEDFGCGGNYSSDKNQTKIKLMANLFYSQGMKYHVSWIPRFKSPTENIDNDLLTTDNITNVGFVNLLDYLINKGGEIGLHGYTHQHDDEKSGPGNEMTKDVNNTVDQVRDIVEKGIDTASALNIPISYYESPHYGETELQRNVIEDYFQFIYEPFDSTRNNIYNLDDYHLFVPTPLGYVHNSDPTSITDGLNNDDPDILHSFYYHPFVELNYVHFNIDDNKLNVTYDENSPLQKIVKTLKSDNYVTVHIDELIDK from the coding sequence ATGCAAAAGAAAAAGAAAGTATCCATTTTTTTAATATTATCAATATCTTTATCAGTTTTTATATTCTTTCATCCACTTTTTTACTACAAGTTTTTAGATAAAGATCTAACTGTTATAAACAATACTGTATATGCTAGTTCACTTCCCGATAATACTTTTAAAAGTACATATACTCCAAAAATCAAATTCGAAGATAGACCTATAACAAAGGTTAATGGCATAAGTTTAAATATTTTAAATGAATCTAACATTACTAATGTTCCTATGCTGCTTAAATCACAGAGATACTATATACCACTCAATTTTATTTGTAATAAACTCAACTATACTATTGATACTTCAAATAATAAAATTTTATTATCTAACAAAAATAATAAAATTTCTTTAACTGAAAATTCTTATACTAAAAATTCTGGGACAGGCTCTCTTCGTGGGGATCTGATAAATAATGATGGCGTTAACTATATTTCTATTTCTGATATAGAGGAACTTTTTAATTTAATTGCTATTTTTGACTTTAAAAACAATAGTATAAGCTTACTTGATAACAGCGTCTCAGTACCTGAAAATCCTTCAATATCTTATAGTGATAAAGTTGCTTTAATAAGATTAGAAGATTTCGGATGTGGAGGTAATTATTCTAGTGATAAAAATCAAACAAAAATAAAATTAATGGCGAATCTTTTTTATTCACAAGGAATGAAATATCATGTTAGCTGGATTCCTAGATTTAAATCTCCTACTGAGAATATTGATAATGATTTATTGACAACTGACAATATAACAAATGTTGGATTTGTCAATCTATTAGATTATCTCATTAATAAAGGTGGTGAAATAGGACTGCATGGTTATACTCATCAACATGATGATGAAAAAAGTGGACCTGGTAATGAAATGACTAAAGATGTGAATAATACAGTTGATCAAGTACGTGATATAGTCGAAAAGGGAATTGATACTGCAAGTGCTTTAAATATTCCTATTTCTTACTACGAAAGTCCTCATTATGGGGAAACTGAACTTCAAAGAAACGTTATTGAAGATTATTTTCAATTTATATATGAACCTTTCGACAGTACACGAAACAATATATATAATTTAGATGACTACCATTTATTTGTTCCAACACCTTTAGGATATGTACACAATTCAGACCCTACATCCATAACTGATGGGCTTAATAATGATGATCCTGATATACTTCATAGTTTTTATTATCATCCATTTGTTGAATTAAATTATGTACATTTTAATATTGATGATAATAAACTTAATGTAACCTATGATGAAAATTCTCCGTTGCAAAAAATAGTTAAAACTCTTAAATCCGATAATTATGTTACAGTTCATATTGATGAACTTATAGATAAATAA
- the helD gene encoding RNA polymerase recycling motor HelD — protein MDTILNEERDVLLQKKDIIKQELKEKKQKFEEVGEKIKTLNKQVKSFSEEKQANERIFSYLSQDIEKYEESLIEPYFGRVDFRENMGFTESIYIGKKGISNSKDGEEIVVDWRAPVADLYYSGTGGDAYYKAPQGIVEGKLELKRKFLYKNSDIEKVFDEGINNIIINEEEGQNLVDEFLKINLEESSGKKLKEVVATIQKEQNEIIRWPKNLPIIVQGSAGSGKTTIALHRLAYLIYRYKESMSGDEILVLAPNKLFLSYISDILPSLGAEEVNQSTFEEMVLSKLKLKGKVYNKDEKLLKIIEEDDENLKKLIVNSSKVKGTMLFKTMLDRYIALMEKDAIHIEDIKVGNEILFHKKEIMRLYIKDLKAYPINKRKKEIKRYLNLKIKERIESLLIEIDNEWEKKIREIRRENEDSPERRKLLISLYEERDKIKENVKTNGKKEFNNYFKDWKDINSRDIYYNFYNDELFETATGSKIPKVLADYMKEEFNSDFEKNIIDEDDLPALAYIRILLEGIDEKEKFKYIIVDEAQDYSPFQVYLVNSFAKGNALTLVGDLAQGIYYYKGLKTWEDITEQVFDGNATYIQLTQSYRSTVEIIDFAKKTLQSQNLGLKDAKPVLRHGEKPKIVKISSGDEYISAIEKIINEVQNHGKRTVAIITKNMLQGEEIYKLLKGKSKYNFELILGKEKEIAEDLIIIPSYLTKGLEFDCTIILNPSEDNYKENILDERLLYVSLTRALHLEYIIIKDEATNLI, from the coding sequence ATGGATACAATTTTGAACGAAGAAAGAGACGTATTACTGCAGAAGAAAGATATAATAAAACAAGAATTAAAGGAAAAGAAACAAAAATTTGAAGAAGTAGGGGAAAAAATTAAGACTTTAAATAAACAAGTAAAGAGCTTTAGTGAAGAAAAGCAGGCTAATGAAAGGATATTTAGCTATTTATCTCAAGATATTGAGAAATATGAAGAATCGTTAATAGAGCCCTATTTTGGTAGAGTAGATTTTAGAGAAAATATGGGGTTTACCGAAAGTATATACATTGGGAAAAAAGGTATAAGTAATAGCAAAGATGGAGAAGAAATTGTTGTTGATTGGAGAGCGCCAGTTGCGGATCTTTATTATAGCGGAACTGGTGGAGATGCGTATTACAAAGCACCACAAGGAATAGTTGAAGGAAAGCTAGAATTAAAAAGAAAATTTTTATATAAGAATAGTGATATAGAAAAAGTATTTGATGAAGGAATAAATAACATCATTATAAATGAAGAAGAAGGACAAAATTTAGTTGATGAGTTTTTAAAGATAAATCTTGAAGAAAGCAGTGGGAAAAAGCTAAAAGAAGTTGTTGCAACAATTCAGAAAGAACAAAATGAAATAATAAGATGGCCTAAAAATCTGCCTATAATAGTACAGGGTTCAGCAGGTTCAGGTAAGACAACAATAGCGTTACACAGGTTAGCTTATCTCATTTATAGATATAAAGAAAGCATGAGTGGAGATGAAATTTTAGTTTTGGCTCCTAATAAACTATTTCTAAGTTACATTTCAGACATTTTACCTAGCCTTGGAGCGGAAGAAGTAAATCAAAGTACCTTTGAGGAAATGGTATTATCAAAGTTAAAACTAAAAGGAAAAGTTTATAATAAGGATGAAAAATTATTAAAGATAATAGAAGAAGATGATGAGAATCTAAAAAAGCTTATTGTAAATTCAAGCAAAGTTAAAGGAACCATGCTATTTAAAACAATGCTTGATAGATATATAGCATTAATGGAAAAAGATGCGATTCATATTGAAGATATTAAAGTTGGAAATGAGATATTATTTCATAAAAAAGAAATAATGAGATTATATATAAAAGATCTAAAAGCTTATCCTATCAACAAAAGGAAAAAGGAGATAAAAAGATATTTAAATTTAAAAATAAAAGAAAGAATAGAAAGCCTATTAATAGAAATAGATAATGAATGGGAAAAGAAAATAAGAGAAATAAGAAGAGAAAATGAAGATTCGCCGGAAAGAAGAAAATTACTTATAAGTCTATATGAAGAGAGAGATAAAATAAAGGAAAATGTAAAAACTAACGGTAAAAAGGAATTTAATAATTACTTTAAAGATTGGAAGGATATAAATTCTAGAGATATCTATTATAATTTTTATAATGATGAGTTATTTGAAACGGCAACTGGAAGTAAGATTCCTAAGGTATTGGCAGATTATATGAAGGAAGAATTTAATAGTGATTTTGAAAAGAATATAATCGATGAAGATGACTTGCCAGCTCTTGCATATATAAGAATTTTACTTGAAGGAATTGATGAGAAAGAAAAATTTAAATATATTATAGTGGATGAAGCTCAAGATTATAGCCCATTCCAAGTATACTTAGTTAATAGTTTTGCTAAAGGCAATGCGTTAACTTTAGTAGGGGATTTAGCTCAAGGTATTTATTATTATAAAGGATTAAAGACATGGGAAGACATAACAGAGCAAGTCTTTGATGGAAATGCAACATATATTCAATTGACGCAAAGCTATAGATCAACAGTTGAAATAATTGATTTTGCAAAGAAAACATTACAATCTCAAAACTTAGGACTTAAGGATGCTAAACCAGTTTTAAGACATGGTGAAAAGCCTAAAATAGTAAAGATTTCTAGTGGAGATGAGTATATTTCAGCTATAGAGAAAATCATTAATGAAGTGCAGAACCACGGAAAAAGAACAGTAGCAATAATTACAAAAAATATGTTACAAGGTGAAGAAATATACAAACTTCTAAAAGGAAAGAGCAAATATAATTTTGAACTAATATTAGGCAAGGAAAAAGAAATAGCAGAAGATCTAATAATAATCCCATCATATTTAACAAAAGGATTGGAGTTTGATTGTACAATAATATTGAATCCAAGTGAAGACAACTATAAAGAAAACATTTTAGATGAAAGGTTATTATATGTTTCTTTAACTAGGGCATTACATTTAGAATATATAATAATAAAAGATGAAGCTACAAATTTAATTTAG
- a CDS encoding spore coat protein → MQVNLTQKEKMLLEDQKSHEEICIQKYSNYANQVQDPQLKQICKNNEQIERSHLNTINQLLSGNVPQMNQQQGGQQKQGDDQNVNKSQSTTSNLSDKEICSDLLMTEKYVSGAYDTAIFEFKDTEVRDVLNHIQKEEQKHGESIFKYMESKGMYNVQ, encoded by the coding sequence ATGCAAGTAAATTTAACGCAAAAAGAAAAAATGTTACTAGAAGACCAAAAAAGTCATGAAGAAATTTGTATACAAAAATATTCAAATTATGCTAATCAGGTACAAGATCCACAATTGAAACAAATTTGCAAGAATAATGAGCAAATTGAAAGGAGCCATCTTAATACAATTAATCAGTTACTAAGTGGCAATGTTCCTCAGATGAATCAACAACAAGGTGGGCAACAAAAACAAGGTGATGATCAAAATGTAAATAAATCTCAAAGTACTACAAGTAATTTGTCAGATAAGGAAATATGCTCGGATTTATTAATGACAGAAAAATATGTGTCAGGGGCCTATGATACTGCAATTTTTGAATTCAAGGATACTGAAGTACGAGATGTATTAAATCATATACAAAAAGAAGAACAAAAGCATGGAGAATCTATATTTAAGTATATGGAGAGTAAAGGCATGTATAATGTTCAATAA
- a CDS encoding sensor histidine kinase produces MKVSLVKKLSLGFILAVLGSIILASAISNYTVGNKFKDYLVDEHKEKIDNAVKIIDDLYGGQKNFSQINNDEIQRYAELQELYIEIRDLNDNTIYTSGKSYLQHRGMMGNGNMIGPMAGMMRNYSGINMGEYTEENYPLNIDEKEEGKIIVGYFGTSYLSSASVTFISTLNHSFLISAIAALIFGVIISIIISRQISKPLAKITETANEMRKGNLNVKAVVNSSTKEIVELSDSMNYLVESLNSQEMLRKRLTSDMAHELRTPLTTLKTHIEAFADGIWEPNSERFEVFFEEIDRMTKMIDDLRDLSKLEQTSIGLNKSRIDISKELEKIIYTFKPLYSKENYELDTSITPNIVTMIDVDKFKQIITNLLSNSYKYLKPNGKVKVELKNENENVVIKVIDNGIGIPEKDIPYIFERFYRSDLSRNKKTGGSGIGLTITKALVEAHGGNIYLESKINQGTKFTIHFPLNN; encoded by the coding sequence ATGAAGGTATCTTTAGTGAAAAAATTGTCTTTAGGCTTTATTTTAGCAGTATTGGGTTCGATAATTTTAGCAAGTGCTATATCAAATTATACAGTAGGGAATAAATTTAAAGACTACTTAGTTGATGAACACAAAGAAAAAATAGATAATGCAGTAAAAATCATAGATGACCTATATGGTGGACAAAAAAACTTTTCACAAATAAATAATGATGAAATTCAAAGGTATGCTGAATTACAGGAATTATATATAGAAATTAGGGATTTAAATGATAATACAATATATACTTCAGGGAAATCTTATTTGCAGCATAGAGGAATGATGGGAAATGGAAACATGATTGGACCTATGGCTGGAATGATGCGTAATTATTCTGGGATAAACATGGGGGAATACACTGAAGAAAATTATCCTCTAAATATTGATGAAAAGGAAGAAGGCAAGATAATTGTGGGTTACTTTGGAACTTCTTATTTATCTTCTGCATCAGTAACGTTTATAAGTACATTAAATCACTCATTTTTGATATCAGCTATTGCAGCTTTAATATTTGGAGTTATTATCAGCATAATCATTTCAAGACAAATATCAAAACCTTTAGCTAAAATAACGGAAACTGCAAACGAAATGAGAAAGGGTAATTTAAATGTAAAGGCAGTGGTAAATTCAAGTACTAAAGAAATAGTTGAGCTGTCTGATTCTATGAATTATCTTGTAGAATCTTTAAATAGTCAAGAAATGCTAAGAAAAAGATTAACTTCGGATATGGCGCATGAATTGAGAACCCCTTTAACTACATTAAAAACTCATATAGAAGCATTTGCAGATGGAATTTGGGAACCAAATAGTGAGAGATTTGAAGTTTTTTTTGAAGAAATTGATAGAATGACTAAAATGATTGATGACCTTCGTGATCTATCAAAACTTGAGCAGACTAGTATAGGATTAAATAAAAGTAGGATTGATATTTCTAAAGAATTAGAAAAAATTATATATACCTTTAAACCACTTTATAGCAAGGAAAATTATGAGTTAGATACCAGTATAACTCCTAATATAGTTACAATGATTGATGTGGATAAATTTAAACAGATTATAACTAACTTGCTTTCAAATTCTTACAAATATCTAAAACCTAACGGAAAAGTAAAAGTTGAATTAAAAAATGAAAATGAGAATGTAGTTATCAAAGTTATTGATAATGGGATTGGAATACCTGAAAAAGATATACCTTATATTTTCGAGAGGTTTTATCGAAGTGATTTATCAAGAAATAAAAAGACTGGAGGATCAGGTATAGGACTTACAATCACAAAAGCGTTAGTTGAAGCCCATGGAGGGAATATATATTTAGAGAGTAAAATTAATCAAGGTACTAAATTTACTATTCATTTTCCGTTAAACAATTAA
- a CDS encoding response regulator transcription factor: protein MNNKFKILVVDDEQNILDVIKAYLEKDGFDVITAMDGKSALDIYSNENIHLIVLDLMLPKMTGEEVCNRIRVISSIPIIMLTAKSEENEKIEGISMGADDYLTKPFSVRELVVRVRALLRRAYRDFSPMADILTFNNGDLEVDIKKMVVKKQGVVANLTTNEFKILTVFLSNPTQVFSREKLVEKAFGANYEGFDRTVDSYIKNIRQKIESNHKEPTYITTVYGMGYKFIPSNDEVKK, encoded by the coding sequence GTGAATAATAAATTCAAAATATTAGTTGTAGATGATGAACAAAATATATTAGATGTAATAAAGGCATACCTCGAAAAAGACGGCTTTGATGTTATTACAGCCATGGATGGTAAAAGTGCGTTAGATATATATAGTAACGAAAATATTCATTTGATTGTTTTAGATTTAATGCTTCCTAAAATGACTGGTGAAGAAGTATGCAATAGAATCAGAGTAATATCGAGTATTCCCATTATAATGCTTACTGCAAAATCAGAAGAGAACGAGAAAATAGAAGGCATATCGATGGGAGCTGATGATTATTTAACAAAACCATTTAGTGTTCGTGAGCTTGTAGTAAGGGTTAGGGCATTGTTAAGGAGAGCTTACAGAGATTTTTCTCCAATGGCAGATATTTTGACTTTTAATAACGGAGATTTAGAAGTAGATATTAAAAAGATGGTAGTTAAGAAACAAGGCGTGGTTGCAAATTTGACAACAAATGAATTTAAAATCTTAACAGTTTTTCTTTCAAATCCAACACAAGTATTTTCAAGAGAAAAATTAGTGGAAAAAGCTTTTGGAGCAAACTACGAAGGGTTTGACAGGACAGTTGATTCTTATATTAAAAATATTCGCCAAAAAATAGAAAGTAATCATAAGGAACCTACGTATATAACAACTGTATATGGAATGGGATATAAATTCATTCCGAGTAATGATGAGGTAAAAAAATGA
- a CDS encoding SHOCT domain-containing protein, with the protein MFCSGFGAASSIGYGGMFLAMGVRMLIFIALIVLAFKLFKNYTNKSNDAMKILNEKFAGGEITQEEYLKRKSVLSQKN; encoded by the coding sequence ATGTTTTGTAGTGGTTTTGGAGCAGCAAGCTCTATAGGATATGGGGGAATGTTTTTAGCTATGGGAGTTAGAATGTTAATATTTATTGCATTAATTGTGCTTGCTTTTAAATTATTTAAAAACTACACCAATAAATCAAATGATGCAATGAAAATCCTTAATGAAAAATTTGCTGGAGGAGAAATAACTCAAGAAGAATATTTGAAGAGAAAATCAGTACTTTCACAAAAGAATTAG
- a CDS encoding methyl-accepting chemotaxis protein codes for MIKKFNLGTKISIIIGSIILVCYIGVFASILVQIKSKSIMDSETLAKEISLSYAAQITSNFEKLETIGQDLRGALTNEIKLNSQNRDLVIEIQKEILKTDPEIFGVTVAFEANAFDGRDDYYKGRKEFAEDGKFIPYASRNGDQTVVLPAYDDQTDMTWYNKPKELKGTYITEPTVYTVNGQDISMVSLAMPILDDSGKFLGVISIDYKLDTLEKLVLEKIPLGGTVELISNQGIYVASGEDPSLKMKDAKQNNATWAKVISETSQGKEFYTYGTSVKKGQEVLMVADPVNLENTKTNWILCSQIPKEKTLESYNKIFNVILISAVLSLLIVIAVIHIVIKRMTKGIRYAEEQMGLLAKGDLTVEVDKKYVDREDEIGKMFKSINEMQKSLRNIISGVKGECNVVLDSINFTQENIIDLNNQISDVSATTEELSASMEETAASTEEVNASSVNMKSIIKTMESSVESGEVTAKEIEERAKKLKSDALQSREQSSSITSKMQESLRVAVEKSKAVDKINELTARILEITEQTNLLALNAAIESARAGEAGKGFAVVADEIRKLAENSKETTMEIQQINKEVVMAVNDLKGTSNEVINFIGTQVMKDYDKLVDTGEQYRNDAIVFNELVSTIGEISDELINSTEDIITAINEVAEATNEGATGTTLIANKSNEVVNLTEEVVEQTHKTKECADKLLEAVSIFKI; via the coding sequence ATGATTAAAAAGTTTAATTTAGGGACAAAAATAAGCATAATAATAGGATCAATAATTCTTGTGTGTTATATAGGAGTGTTTGCAAGTATATTAGTACAAATAAAGTCTAAAAGCATAATGGATAGTGAAACTTTAGCAAAAGAAATATCTTTATCTTATGCAGCACAAATCACATCTAACTTTGAAAAGCTAGAAACAATAGGTCAGGATTTAAGGGGGGCACTAACCAATGAAATTAAGCTTAATTCTCAGAATAGAGATCTTGTTATTGAAATTCAAAAAGAAATATTAAAGACTGATCCTGAAATTTTTGGAGTTACAGTTGCATTTGAGGCGAATGCATTTGATGGAAGAGATGATTATTATAAAGGCAGAAAAGAGTTTGCAGAGGATGGAAAGTTCATACCTTATGCAAGTAGAAATGGAGATCAAACAGTAGTATTACCAGCCTATGATGATCAGACAGATATGACATGGTACAATAAGCCAAAGGAATTAAAAGGAACTTATATTACAGAACCAACAGTTTATACTGTTAATGGACAAGATATTTCAATGGTATCTTTAGCTATGCCTATATTGGATGATAGTGGAAAGTTCTTAGGAGTAATATCTATAGATTATAAGCTCGATACATTAGAAAAACTTGTATTAGAAAAAATACCACTAGGAGGCACAGTTGAACTAATATCTAATCAAGGTATTTATGTGGCAAGTGGTGAAGATCCAAGCCTAAAGATGAAAGATGCAAAACAAAATAATGCAACTTGGGCAAAAGTTATAAGTGAAACTTCACAAGGTAAAGAATTTTATACTTACGGAACTTCGGTAAAAAAAGGACAGGAAGTTTTAATGGTAGCAGATCCGGTTAACTTAGAAAATACAAAGACTAATTGGATACTATGCAGCCAGATTCCAAAAGAGAAAACATTAGAAAGCTATAATAAAATATTTAATGTTATTTTAATTTCAGCAGTTTTATCATTATTAATTGTTATTGCTGTAATACATATTGTAATTAAAAGAATGACAAAAGGAATAAGATACGCAGAAGAACAAATGGGGTTATTAGCTAAGGGGGATCTTACAGTAGAGGTTGACAAAAAATATGTGGACAGAGAAGACGAAATAGGAAAAATGTTTAAGTCTATAAATGAGATGCAAAAATCATTAAGAAATATAATATCTGGCGTTAAAGGTGAATGTAATGTGGTTTTAGATTCAATAAACTTTACACAAGAGAATATAATTGACTTAAATAATCAAATTTCAGATGTATCCGCTACAACTGAGGAGTTATCTGCAAGTATGGAGGAAACGGCGGCATCTACAGAAGAAGTAAATGCTTCATCAGTAAATATGAAATCCATAATAAAGACTATGGAATCAAGTGTTGAAAGCGGAGAGGTAACTGCAAAGGAAATTGAAGAAAGAGCTAAAAAACTTAAATCTGATGCTTTGCAATCAAGAGAGCAATCTAGCAGCATAACTTCGAAAATGCAAGAAAGCTTAAGAGTAGCTGTGGAGAAATCTAAGGCAGTAGATAAAATAAATGAATTAACAGCTAGGATATTAGAAATAACAGAGCAAACAAATCTATTAGCACTAAATGCAGCTATAGAATCAGCAAGAGCAGGGGAAGCTGGTAAAGGATTTGCTGTTGTAGCAGATGAAATAAGGAAACTTGCGGAAAACTCAAAAGAAACGACAATGGAAATACAGCAGATAAATAAAGAGGTTGTTATGGCTGTGAATGACCTTAAAGGAACATCGAATGAAGTTATTAATTTTATTGGAACTCAAGTGATGAAAGATTATGACAAACTTGTAGACACAGGGGAACAATATAGAAATGATGCTATTGTATTTAATGAATTAGTTAGCACTATAGGTGAAATATCAGATGAGCTGATTAATTCCACAGAAGATATTATAACAGCTATAAATGAAGTCGCAGAGGCAACTAATGAAGGCGCTACAGGAACAACTTTAATTGCAAATAAGTCAAATGAGGTAGTTAATTTAACAGAAGAAGTTGTAGAACAAACACATAAGACAAAAGAATGTGCAGATAAATTATTAGAAGCAGTATCCATATTTAAGATATAG
- a CDS encoding cupin domain-containing protein: protein MNNDGMYSVDYSSETSDYNLENGYNNNWTYQNSNFRSVPYSMLFDEMEYDYRADIPQSSTGNSKMDLKDYGPQPLVINIDKATKQNTSFRTALWTGEHFQVTLMSINVGDDIGLEIHPDTDQFIRIEDGQGIVKMGKSKDNLEFQANARNDFAIIIPAGTWHNVINTGTKPLKVYSIYAPPKHPRGTVHVTKPSE from the coding sequence ATGAATAATGATGGAATGTATTCAGTAGATTATTCATCTGAAACATCAGATTATAACTTAGAGAACGGATACAATAATAATTGGACATATCAGAATTCTAATTTCAGGTCTGTTCCATATTCTATGCTATTTGATGAAATGGAGTACGATTATAGGGCTGATATTCCACAATCATCAACTGGAAATAGCAAAATGGATTTGAAAGACTATGGACCACAACCTTTGGTAATTAACATTGATAAAGCTACAAAGCAAAATACCAGCTTTCGTACTGCTTTATGGACAGGAGAGCATTTCCAAGTTACATTAATGAGTATCAATGTAGGCGATGATATAGGCCTAGAAATCCACCCAGATACTGATCAATTCATACGTATTGAAGATGGGCAAGGAATTGTTAAAATGGGAAAAAGCAAAGATAATCTAGAGTTTCAAGCAAATGCCCGTAATGACTTTGCAATCATTATCCCTGCTGGTACTTGGCACAATGTTATTAATACAGGTACGAAACCTCTTAAGGTATACTCTATTTATGCGCCACCTAAGCATCCACGTGGAACAGTGCATGTAACTAAACCTTCTGAATAA
- a CDS encoding peptidoglycan-binding domain-containing protein encodes MKEKAYYPGNLDGIYGEGMKQYVIKFRKDNSIKECHDINKEFYENLGMTLVD; translated from the coding sequence ATGAAGGAAAAAGCTTATTATCCTGGAAATTTAGATGGCATATATGGAGAAGGAATGAAGCAATATGTAATAAAATTTAGGAAAGATAATAGTATTAAAGAATGTCATGATATTAATAAGGAATTCTATGAAAATCTTGGGATGACCCTAGTAGATTAA
- a CDS encoding cation diffusion facilitator family transporter, whose protein sequence is MNAKVKVARLSLLSNSILITLKLIVGLATGSVSIISEAIHSTMDLLAAIIAFFSVKISDKPADDIHPYGHGKIENVSGVIEAILILSASIWIIIEAVKKLTIPGSVESIGLGFIVMFISSAINFMVSRKIYKVAKQEDSIALEADALHLKADVYTSLGVGIGLFLIWITKLNFLDPVVAILVAIFILKEAIELLISAFNPLLDTKLSNDEIKIIQNSINKFSSIYCNYHNFKTRKSGRIRYIELHLVFPENMRIKDAHDVCDRIENDIKKSLNYSEIMIHLESSEYNPNCAKCKNKCD, encoded by the coding sequence ATGAATGCAAAAGTTAAAGTTGCAAGATTATCTCTATTATCAAATAGCATCCTAATAACTCTAAAATTAATTGTTGGACTTGCTACTGGTTCAGTAAGCATAATATCTGAAGCTATACATTCGACTATGGATTTGTTAGCCGCTATAATAGCGTTTTTTTCAGTTAAAATATCTGATAAACCAGCTGATGATATACATCCCTATGGACATGGAAAAATAGAAAATGTTTCTGGCGTAATTGAAGCAATTCTTATACTATCAGCTTCTATTTGGATAATAATTGAAGCAGTAAAAAAATTAACAATTCCTGGATCTGTGGAATCAATTGGCCTTGGATTTATAGTTATGTTTATTTCCTCTGCTATAAATTTTATGGTTTCCAGAAAAATATATAAGGTTGCTAAACAAGAAGACTCTATAGCTCTTGAAGCGGATGCTCTTCATCTAAAAGCTGATGTTTATACATCATTAGGTGTAGGAATTGGTTTGTTTCTTATATGGATAACTAAGTTGAATTTTTTAGACCCAGTTGTGGCTATTTTAGTTGCCATATTTATATTAAAAGAAGCCATTGAACTATTGATCTCTGCATTCAATCCACTTTTAGATACTAAGCTATCTAATGATGAAATCAAAATTATTCAAAATAGCATAAATAAGTTTTCGAGTATCTATTGTAATTACCATAACTTTAAAACAAGAAAATCTGGACGAATTAGGTATATCGAATTACATTTAGTATTTCCTGAAAATATGCGAATTAAAGATGCTCACGACGTATGTGATAGAATTGAAAATGATATAAAAAAATCTCTAAATTACTCCGAAATTATGATTCACTTAGAATCTTCAGAGTATAATCCTAATTGCGCTAAATGTAAGAATAAGTGTGATTAA
- the trxA gene encoding thioredoxin: MARIISSNEFIENVENSKGIAVVDFFATWCGPCKMLAPVFEEASMEARGKAKFFKVDIDASERIAEKYGIYAVPTMIVFKDGKPVENLAGFMPKQNILNKINAHL; the protein is encoded by the coding sequence ATGGCTAGAATAATAAGCAGTAATGAATTTATTGAAAATGTTGAGAACTCAAAAGGAATAGCAGTTGTTGATTTTTTCGCAACTTGGTGTGGACCATGTAAAATGTTAGCTCCAGTATTTGAAGAAGCTAGTATGGAAGCTAGGGGGAAAGCTAAATTCTTTAAAGTTGATATAGATGCAAGTGAAAGAATAGCAGAAAAGTACGGAATATATGCAGTACCGACTATGATTGTATTTAAAGATGGGAAACCAGTGGAGAATTTAGCAGGCTTTATGCCAAAACAAAATATACTAAATAAAATTAATGCACATTTATAA